ACACCAGCTCCTCCCCCAACACCCGCACCGCCTGCGGAATATCGCGCAAATCCCGCACCGTCCCCACCACCACCCAGTAACGCCGAAACCACTCCCCCGCCGGCGTCCCCCGCCCCACCCGCGGGATGTCCGCCAGCGTAACCCTCTTTCTTCTGTTCTGTTCGGCCAATCTGGTTTTCATGGCTTCACGGCGTAGGAGAACTCTGTCTGCTTCGCCAACCGCATGACAGGAAACCCGTGCCGGCGACCACTCACTCTTAGGACCAGCACGAGACTATGTCAATCTTGAACTATTTTACGATCGGTCAAATTTTCCTTGACCGTTGCAGCGTCGCGGTCGCGCGTCTCCGCAAGCGCGGCCCGACCGTTCATCGCCGTTCCTTGCGCCGCGCGACGTAGAACGCGACGGCGCCGGCGATCAGCAGGAGGAGCCCGAGGATCGAGGCGATGGCCAACTCCAAGAAGTTGCCCAGGGCCGCCCAGCCGGTGTCGAACCTCGCCGGCGGATTCAGCAAAAGCGCCGACGCCGTCCGGACGAAATTGGGATCGGGCTGCACCGTGGCGACGCGGACTTGCCACGCGCCTGTGCCCGCGGATTCAATCGTGATCGTGTCCAGGCCGATCCAGTGCGGGTGGCTTTCGTTGGTATGGTAGAGGTTCTGAAACCGCTTTCGCGCGACGGACCTTCCGCCGGGATCGACGACCTCCACTTCGAACGCCCCGGCGAACGTCGCTGTCGCGCGCGGCTCCCAATCGAGCCCGCGGGTCTCCAGGGCGATCGCGTACATTCCCGGGCGCCGAGGCGTGTACTCTGTCGTCTTCACGCCGTCGGCCCGCGAGAGATCGAACTCCACTCGCGCGACATGCCGTAGCTCGCGGCGCTCCTGAGCGACGCGCTCGCTCGCGGCGTTCCAGCGAACCGCGGCGACGGCGAAAACCACGCCGGCGGCAATCGTCAAAGCCCAGGCTACGCGTCGTGCGTGCACGTCAGAGAAACGCCGCCGGACCGCGTCACTTCCCGCGGTCCGGCGGCTTCCGGTAGGCCGTCGATCCCCCGCCCTTTTGGGATTGGAGATAGCCCTCGACGTCGCTCAGGGGGTTGGTGTAGTAGCGCATGCGATGGGAAACCAGATCGTCGATGTTCAGAGCGGTTGCGAAATCCAGGTCCTTTTCGAGGTAGGCGGCGATCTTGGCGCTCTCCAGCGCCACCGCGTCGCGAGTGCCGATTTCTCCCGCCAGCTCCTTTACGGTCGAGACCAGCCGGTCGTCGGGAACGACCAGCGAAACCAGCCCGACGCGCTCGGCTTCCGCGGCGGTGAGGTTCCGGCCGGTGAGTTGAATGTAAAAAGCCTTCTTGAACGGAACGCCGCTGTGGAACAACGACGACGTCGCCACGGCGCCGTAGCTGCCGCGAATGATCTCCGGCATCCCGAACCTCGCGGATTCCGCGGCGACCGCGAGATCGTGGCCGTTGACCAGCGCGAGCCCCCCGCCGAGGCACCAGCCTCGGACCGCGGCGACGGTCACCTGCGGAAGGGCCCGGAGCAATCGAACGATCTCGTACGTGGATCCCGCTCGGTCCCAGCTTCGTCGCCGCTTCCAGCTCTCGCGGAGATCGTAGAGATCGAGGCCGGAGGAATACGAATCCCCCGCGCCCGTGGTCACCACGCATTTGATCCGGCGGTTGTCGGCGATCTCCTTCAGGATCGAGATCAACTCGGCCATGAGGGCGCTGCTGAGCGCATTTTTCTTTTCCGGCCGGTTGAGCGTAAGCCACGCCGTACCCGCGCTTTCATCGATTTCCTGCAGAACGGTCTTCATCTTTCCTTGCGGAGAAAATCGCAGAGCCGCGCATCGCCGCGGCGAAAACGGGCCCTATAGTAACCCTGCGGGCGGCGAGTTTGCAAGGAACGTCGGCCTCGACGCGGCTCTGTTTCCAATCCGGCTCGATATCAACGCAGTGGCCCTGCCTGCCGCGCATGGGGCCGCTCGGCTTGCGCGGACGAACCGGTGTCATCGCGCGAGCACCGCCGGACCTCGACTACTAGGAGCGAAAGACGAAGTAGACCGCCCCGAGCAGGCACAGGCCGGCCCACAGGAAATCAAGCTTCACCGGCTGTTTCATGTAAAAGACGGAAAAAGGGACGAAAACGGCCAGAGCAATGACTTCCTGCAGGACCTTGAGTTGAGGTAGAGTCAGGTGCGTGTAGCCGATCCGGTTCCCCGGCACCTGCAGCAGGTACTCGAAGAACGCGACGCTCCAGCTTGCGAGGGCGGCCAGATACCAGGGCTTGGCTTGCAGCTCGCGTAGATGCGCGTACCAGGCGAACGTCATGAAAACGTTGGAGCAGATCAAGAGCAGCGCGGTTTGCACGATGACGGACATGTCGGACGTCGCTCCCGGATATTCGTAGACTCGTTTCAGGATAGCGGAAGACCGGCCGGCGGTCATCTCCGGAATCGCGGGCTGATCTTTGCCAGGGACCCCGGGGCGACCGGGCGGCGGGGATTTCCCGGATGAAGGACGAAAGCTCGAGGAGTCCGTTGATCTCCACGACAGGGAGTGCTAACTTTCGGCTCGAGAGGAAAATCGGCGATCACCGCAGGGCACTGAACCGGGCCTTCCGGGCCCCGGAAAGGAGCTTTTATGGCGGTCCAGTCAAGCACCGTTAGCGCGGCCGCCGCCCCCTCCCGGTCTTCCGAAGCCTCCCGCATCTACGCCGAGGGAATCAACGCCGGCATTCTCGGCGCGGCGGCGATTGCGATCTGGTTCTTCGTTCTCGACGCGATTGCGGGGCGGCCGTTCTTCACGCCGAGCATTCTCGGGAGCGCGCTTTTTCGCCGCGGCGTTCCAATGGAGCAGCTGCCGTCCCTGCCCGTCTCGCTCGAGATGGTGCTCATGTACACCTGGGTTCACGGCCTGGTCTTTTGCGTCATCGGTGGAGTGGCCGCGAAACTGCTCTCGCTCGCGGAACGCAACGTCAACTTCGGCTTTGGCGTGCTGTTGTTCTTCGTGATCTTCGAGTTCGGCTTTGTCGTCGCCGGCCTGATCTTCGCCGAGCCGGTGCTCCATGCGCTGGTGTGGCCCGCCGTTTTGCTGGGGAATCTCCTGGCGGCGAGCGCGATGGGGCTGTACTTCTGGCATCGCCACCCCGCGCTGTCGATATGGCCCTGACGCCGGGCCGGCGCCGGCCGCGTCACATACCGGTGATCTTCCTCGCCCGCTCGATCACCTCGCGCGGCTGGGCCATCACTTCCCTGGTCAGCTCCTGCAGCTCCTCGCCCGTCGACGGATCCATG
This genomic interval from Candidatus Zixiibacteriota bacterium contains the following:
- a CDS encoding enoyl-CoA hydratase/isomerase family protein, which gives rise to MKTVLQEIDESAGTAWLTLNRPEKKNALSSALMAELISILKEIADNRRIKCVVTTGAGDSYSSGLDLYDLRESWKRRRSWDRAGSTYEIVRLLRALPQVTVAAVRGWCLGGGLALVNGHDLAVAAESARFGMPEIIRGSYGAVATSSLFHSGVPFKKAFYIQLTGRNLTAAEAERVGLVSLVVPDDRLVSTVKELAGEIGTRDAVALESAKIAAYLEKDLDFATALNIDDLVSHRMRYYTNPLSDVEGYLQSQKGGGSTAYRKPPDRGK
- a CDS encoding DMT family protein, encoding MSVIVQTALLLICSNVFMTFAWYAHLRELQAKPWYLAALASWSVAFFEYLLQVPGNRIGYTHLTLPQLKVLQEVIALAVFVPFSVFYMKQPVKLDFLWAGLCLLGAVYFVFRS